The following are encoded together in the Rhizobium tumorigenes genome:
- a CDS encoding glutamate-5-semialdehyde dehydrogenase has protein sequence MLDHVAASPDIDRLMGEIGLRARAAARPLSFASAQSKTRALNAMADTILSKQDHILAENAKDLRDVEGTGMLASSIDRLTLTEARIEAMADGIRTIAALADPVGEVIAAWERPNGLHIERVRTPLGVIGVIFESRPNVTADAGALCLKAGNVAILRCGSDSRHSSRVIHACLVEGLKAAGLPEHAIQLVPVTDRAAVGAMLSGLDGNIDVIVPRGGKSLVARVQSEARVPVFAHLEGICHIYIDASATLEMAKQIVVNAKMRRTGVCGAAETLLVDRAAAATHLKPLVDALTAAGCEVRGSADVLHAIPALKAANEEDWSTEYLDAIISIAMVDGVSGAIEHIARYSSNHTEAVIAENPEVVGRFFTEVDSAILLHNASTQFADGGEFGMGAEIGIATGKMHARGPVGVEQLTSFKYRVRGSGQIRP, from the coding sequence ATGCTTGATCACGTTGCAGCCAGCCCTGATATCGACCGGCTGATGGGTGAAATCGGTCTCCGGGCCCGCGCTGCGGCGCGCCCGCTATCGTTTGCCTCTGCCCAATCGAAAACCCGCGCCCTCAATGCCATGGCCGATACCATTCTTTCAAAGCAGGACCATATATTGGCAGAGAATGCCAAGGACCTGCGCGACGTGGAAGGCACCGGCATGCTCGCATCGTCGATCGACAGGTTGACGCTGACCGAGGCGCGTATCGAAGCCATGGCCGACGGCATCCGCACGATTGCCGCACTGGCCGATCCTGTCGGCGAGGTCATTGCCGCTTGGGAGCGCCCAAACGGGCTGCATATCGAGCGGGTCCGCACGCCGCTCGGCGTCATCGGCGTCATTTTCGAAAGCCGCCCCAATGTTACGGCCGATGCCGGCGCACTCTGCCTGAAAGCCGGCAATGTCGCCATCCTGCGGTGCGGCAGCGATTCGCGCCATTCCTCACGGGTAATCCATGCCTGCCTCGTCGAGGGACTGAAGGCGGCAGGCTTGCCGGAGCACGCAATCCAGCTTGTCCCGGTTACCGATCGCGCAGCCGTCGGCGCCATGCTGTCGGGGCTCGATGGAAATATCGACGTCATCGTCCCGCGTGGCGGCAAAAGCCTGGTGGCGCGGGTGCAAAGCGAGGCGCGCGTTCCGGTCTTTGCCCACCTCGAGGGTATCTGCCACATCTACATCGATGCGTCTGCGACACTGGAAATGGCAAAGCAGATTGTCGTCAACGCCAAGATGCGCCGTACCGGCGTGTGTGGCGCAGCCGAGACGCTGCTTGTCGACCGGGCGGCAGCGGCAACCCACCTCAAGCCGCTCGTCGACGCTCTCACGGCGGCCGGCTGCGAAGTTCGCGGATCGGCCGACGTGCTTCATGCTATCCCTGCATTGAAGGCTGCCAACGAGGAGGATTGGTCGACGGAGTATCTCGATGCCATTATATCGATTGCTATGGTTGATGGCGTCTCGGGGGCTATCGAACACATAGCCCGCTATTCATCCAATCATACGGAGGCTGTCATTGCCGAAAACCCTGAAGTGGTGGGGCGCTTCTTCACGGAGGTCGACTCGGCAATCCTGCTGCACAACGCGTCGACGCAATTTGCCGATGGCGGCGAATTCGGCATGGGAGCGGAAATCGGCATTGCCACCGGAAAGATGCATGCGCGCGGACCTGTCGGCGTCGAACAACTGACGTCGTTCAAATACAGGGTGCGCGGCAGCGGACAGATACGGCCCTGA
- the proB gene encoding glutamate 5-kinase: MTARQPLDRYRRIVIKIGSALLVDRGTGLKKAWLDAICADIAALKAKGVDVLVVSSGAIALGRSVLDLASGALKLEESQAAAAVGQIALARAWSESLSHDGIVAGQILLTLGDTEERRRYLNARATISQLLKLGAVPIINENDTVATSEIRYGDNDRLAARVATMAGADLLILLSDIDGLYTAPPHLDPNARFLPTIAEITPEIEAMAGGAASELSRGGMRTKIDAGKIATGAGCAMIIASGKTDQPLSAIDQGARSSWFAPSGTPVTARKTWIAGQLQPAGELHVDAGAVTALGAGKSLLPAGVRSVVGHFGRGDTVAVIGPAGREIGRGLAGYDAEEARQITGRKSAEIEAILGYAGRAAMVHRDDLVMTASGTQGTASRKDEAHA, translated from the coding sequence ATGACAGCCCGACAGCCGCTCGACCGCTACCGGCGCATCGTCATCAAGATCGGCTCGGCGCTGCTGGTCGATCGCGGCACCGGGCTGAAGAAGGCCTGGCTCGATGCGATCTGCGCCGATATCGCCGCGCTGAAGGCAAAGGGTGTTGATGTCCTCGTCGTCTCCTCGGGAGCCATCGCGCTCGGCCGCTCCGTGCTCGACCTCGCCAGTGGCGCCCTGAAACTCGAGGAGAGCCAGGCGGCTGCGGCCGTCGGCCAGATTGCGCTGGCCAGGGCCTGGTCAGAGAGCCTTTCGCATGACGGCATTGTCGCCGGGCAGATCCTGCTGACGCTCGGCGACACCGAGGAGCGACGCCGCTATCTCAACGCCCGCGCCACCATAAGCCAGCTCCTGAAACTCGGTGCAGTGCCTATCATCAACGAGAACGACACCGTTGCCACCAGCGAAATCCGCTATGGCGACAACGACCGACTGGCGGCGCGCGTCGCCACCATGGCCGGCGCAGACCTCCTGATACTGCTGTCCGATATCGACGGCCTCTACACCGCCCCGCCGCACCTCGACCCAAATGCCCGGTTCCTCCCCACGATTGCTGAAATAACGCCCGAAATCGAGGCGATGGCCGGCGGCGCTGCCTCGGAACTGTCACGCGGCGGCATGCGCACAAAGATCGACGCCGGCAAGATCGCCACCGGCGCCGGCTGCGCCATGATTATTGCATCTGGCAAGACGGATCAGCCGCTGTCCGCCATAGACCAGGGCGCCCGCTCTTCCTGGTTTGCCCCCTCCGGTACGCCGGTCACGGCACGCAAGACCTGGATCGCCGGGCAGCTGCAGCCGGCAGGCGAACTGCATGTCGATGCCGGCGCCGTCACCGCGCTCGGTGCAGGCAAGAGCTTGCTGCCTGCTGGCGTGCGCTCCGTGGTCGGTCACTTCGGACGCGGTGATACAGTCGCCGTCATCGGTCCCGCCGGCCGCGAGATTGGCCGTGGCCTTGCCGGCTACGATGCCGAAGAGGCACGGCAGATCACCGGCCGCAAGTCTGCCGAGATCGAAGCCATTCTCGGTTATGCCGGCCGCGCCGCCATGGTTCACCGCGACGACTTGGTGATGACGGCGTCGGGAACGCAAGGCACAGCAAGCCGAAAGGACGAGGCCCATGCTTGA
- the modA gene encoding molybdate ABC transporter substrate-binding protein — MPTSHSWMKFAATAVVAGWLGLTTGASPSAAADKITVFAAASMKNALDSANAAYTAQSGKQITVSYAASSALAKQIESGAPADIFISADTDWMAYLGNKNLLKPDTQVNLLGNQIVLVAPRDKAKPVDIKAGMDLAALLGDGRLAMGQVDSVPAGKYGKAALEKLGVWPSVESKVAGAESVRAALALVSRGEAPYGIVYQTDAASDPGVAIVGTFPADSHPPIIYPLAITASSRNKDVDAYYDFLKSSKAEPFFEHEGFTILN; from the coding sequence ATGCCGACCAGCCATTCCTGGATGAAATTTGCCGCCACAGCCGTTGTTGCAGGCTGGCTCGGACTGACCACCGGCGCTTCCCCCTCGGCAGCGGCGGACAAAATAACCGTGTTTGCTGCCGCCAGCATGAAGAACGCCCTCGACAGCGCAAACGCCGCTTACACCGCCCAGAGCGGCAAGCAGATCACCGTGTCCTATGCCGCTAGTTCGGCGCTCGCAAAGCAGATCGAGAGCGGCGCACCTGCCGATATCTTCATTTCGGCCGACACCGACTGGATGGCCTACCTCGGCAACAAGAACTTGCTGAAGCCGGATACGCAGGTAAACCTTTTAGGCAACCAGATCGTCCTCGTTGCTCCGCGCGACAAGGCAAAGCCGGTCGATATCAAGGCCGGCATGGATCTCGCCGCCCTCCTCGGCGACGGTCGCCTGGCGATGGGCCAAGTCGATTCCGTACCAGCCGGTAAATACGGCAAGGCAGCCCTCGAAAAGCTCGGGGTCTGGCCTTCCGTCGAAAGCAAGGTTGCCGGTGCTGAAAGCGTGCGCGCTGCGCTGGCGCTGGTGTCGCGTGGCGAGGCACCTTACGGAATTGTCTACCAGACGGATGCCGCGTCCGATCCGGGCGTCGCCATCGTTGGCACGTTTCCGGCGGACAGCCACCCGCCGATCATCTATCCGCTGGCCATCACTGCCAGCAGCAGGAACAAGGACGTCGACGCTTATTACGACTTCCTCAAATCGTCCAAGGCGGAGCCTTTCTTCGAACACGAAGGTTTCACCATCCTGAACTGA
- the modB gene encoding molybdate ABC transporter permease subunit encodes MEGWHLSSDEWTAILLSLRVASVAMLVSLPFGVAAALLLARGRFFGKSLLNGIIHMPLILPPVVTGFLLLILFGRRGVIGAFLESHFGIVFSFRWTGAALACGIMGFPLMVRSIRLSLEAVDRKLEEAAGTLGASPVWIFLTVTLPLTLPGIIAGMILSFAKAMGEFGATITFVSNIPGETQTLSSAIYTFTQVPGGDAGALRLTVVAVLISMTALLASEFLARWVGRRVDA; translated from the coding sequence TTGGAGGGATGGCATTTAAGCAGTGACGAGTGGACGGCGATCTTGCTTAGCCTGCGCGTCGCTAGCGTGGCCATGCTGGTGAGCCTGCCATTCGGGGTCGCCGCAGCGCTGCTTCTGGCTCGCGGCCGGTTCTTTGGAAAATCGCTGCTGAACGGGATCATCCACATGCCGCTGATCCTGCCGCCGGTCGTCACCGGTTTTCTGCTGCTGATCCTGTTCGGCCGCCGCGGCGTCATCGGCGCCTTCCTCGAAAGCCATTTCGGCATCGTCTTTTCTTTTAGATGGACCGGCGCTGCGCTTGCCTGCGGAATCATGGGGTTCCCGCTGATGGTACGCAGCATCCGGCTGTCGCTGGAAGCCGTCGACCGCAAGCTGGAGGAGGCTGCAGGAACGCTGGGTGCCAGTCCCGTGTGGATATTCCTCACCGTCACCCTGCCGCTTACGCTCCCCGGTATCATTGCCGGCATGATCCTCTCATTTGCCAAGGCGATGGGGGAATTCGGCGCCACTATCACCTTCGTCTCCAACATTCCCGGCGAAACACAGACGCTTTCGTCGGCAATCTATACCTTCACCCAGGTCCCCGGCGGAGATGCCGGCGCGCTGAGGCTCACCGTCGTCGCGGTGCTGATTTCCATGACCGCGCTGCTGGCGTCCGAGTTTCTAGCCCGATGGGTCGGCCGCAGGGTGGACGCCTGA
- the modC gene encoding molybdenum ABC transporter ATP-binding protein, whose amino-acid sequence MTLTVNIRHRLGAFALDAAFTAEGGVTALFGRSGSGKTSLIRSIAGLIHPDHGHVALDGTVLTDTDRNLLVPRHRRRFGYVFQEARLFPHLSVRHNLGYGRWFAPKKTDRDDFDSVVDLLGIGPLLERRPGKLSGGEKQRVAIGRALLSNPRLLLMDEPLAALDEERKAEILPYLERLRDETKIPIVYVSHSIAEVARLASRVVLLRDGHVEAVGSAVEVLSLPSTAEGAERREAGVLLEGRIDSISQTHLLSTIALKTAKLQVPGTGFPVGRMVRIHVPARDVMLATVRPEGLSALNILEGTITGIGAVANGALEVRLDCGGDPILSRITQLSGEKLRLSVGMTVFAVIKTVALQNG is encoded by the coding sequence ATGACGCTGACGGTGAACATCCGCCACAGGCTGGGCGCTTTTGCGCTGGACGCGGCATTTACCGCAGAGGGCGGGGTTACGGCCCTGTTCGGCCGGTCCGGCTCCGGCAAGACCTCGCTCATCCGCAGCATTGCCGGGCTGATCCACCCCGACCACGGCCACGTTGCGCTCGATGGTACGGTGCTGACGGACACGGACCGAAACCTCTTGGTGCCACGCCATCGCCGCCGTTTCGGCTACGTCTTCCAGGAGGCACGGCTGTTTCCGCATCTCTCGGTCCGCCACAACCTCGGCTATGGCCGCTGGTTCGCGCCGAAAAAGACGGACCGCGATGATTTCGACAGCGTCGTCGACCTGCTCGGCATCGGGCCGCTTCTGGAGCGTCGGCCGGGCAAGCTGTCGGGCGGCGAAAAGCAACGGGTGGCAATCGGCCGTGCCCTGCTCTCCAACCCGCGCCTGTTGCTGATGGACGAGCCGCTGGCAGCTCTCGACGAGGAGCGTAAGGCAGAGATCCTGCCCTATCTTGAACGGCTGCGCGACGAGACGAAAATCCCGATCGTCTATGTCAGCCACTCGATTGCAGAGGTCGCAAGGCTCGCAAGCCGCGTCGTTCTTTTGCGCGACGGCCATGTCGAAGCGGTCGGCAGTGCCGTCGAGGTTCTCAGCCTGCCATCGACGGCGGAGGGCGCCGAGCGCCGCGAGGCAGGCGTGCTGCTGGAAGGCCGCATCGACAGCATCTCGCAGACCCATCTCCTGTCGACGATCGCCCTGAAGACCGCAAAACTGCAGGTGCCGGGGACAGGATTTCCGGTCGGCAGGATGGTGCGGATCCACGTCCCGGCTCGCGATGTGATGCTGGCGACCGTGCGCCCGGAGGGCCTCAGCGCTCTCAATATTCTCGAAGGTACGATCACCGGCATCGGCGCGGTCGCCAACGGTGCGCTAGAGGTCCGTCTCGACTGCGGCGGCGACCCGATCCTGTCGCGAATTACACAGCTGTCGGGCGAAAAACTGCGCTTGTCCGTGGGCATGACCGTTTTTGCGGTCATCAAGACCGTGGCCCTGCAAAACGGATGA
- a CDS encoding nicotinate-nucleotide adenylyltransferase, translating into MPHAERGMVVGLFGGSFNPPHPGHVLVAEIAIRRLGLDQLWWMVTPGNPLKNTNQLAPLAERIALSEKIAVDPRIKVTGFEQALNMRYTADTLARVKALNSHVHFIWIMGADSLNTFHKWQKWQTIAKTFPIAVIDRPGSTLSHLSAKMAKTFHYARVDEDDARVLWKKRAPAWTFIHGPRSTLSSTALREEQQKT; encoded by the coding sequence ATGCCCCATGCCGAGCGTGGAATGGTCGTCGGCCTGTTCGGCGGATCCTTCAATCCGCCGCACCCGGGACATGTGCTGGTTGCCGAGATTGCCATCCGTCGGCTTGGCCTCGATCAGCTGTGGTGGATGGTGACGCCGGGCAACCCGCTAAAAAACACCAACCAGCTCGCCCCCTTGGCAGAACGCATCGCCCTCAGCGAAAAGATCGCCGTCGATCCGCGCATCAAGGTGACCGGCTTCGAGCAGGCGCTCAATATGCGCTACACGGCCGATACGCTGGCCCGCGTCAAGGCGCTGAACAGCCACGTGCATTTCATCTGGATCATGGGCGCCGATAGCCTGAACACGTTCCACAAATGGCAGAAGTGGCAGACCATCGCCAAGACTTTCCCGATCGCCGTGATCGATCGTCCGGGTTCGACGCTGTCGCACCTCTCGGCAAAGATGGCGAAGACCTTTCACTACGCCCGCGTCGATGAAGACGACGCAAGGGTTCTGTGGAAGAAGCGAGCACCGGCCTGGACATTTATCCACGGCCCGCGCTCGACGCTGAGCTCGACCGCGCTCCGCGAAGAACAACAGAAAACCTGA